A genomic window from Cotesia glomerata isolate CgM1 linkage group LG7, MPM_Cglom_v2.3, whole genome shotgun sequence includes:
- the LOC123269920 gene encoding uncharacterized protein LOC123269920 isoform X1, translating into MDPELNPTTALKSLMLSHMCLAIECEKLEDIKLLFQNGINVNEPIITTGKFTGFTALHVACMKNKDHLVGLLVNDYKADVNAMAADGTQPIHLACFYEPSRGSLQGGIKRGVSLKIKILVKANANVDAEFGEEIFSKHVKDREWCPDFGDKMPLVAYTVIYDKPAIIHYLKKVNVDIISLTNKTLLMYAVEKECYKYIRTIVLHVHKDPKLMDKIISHRDNDDVPLTHYLFHPKKYEKFRYDFSVDSVHYLESFVSAALYWGADIYALINNDPATFLPNLSAYRHCPKLLKHSLPFYTSMSLSRVLYYATLPIEENSEHLISYNSARERLVYLLDIKKNQKDCIAIALKDLVFRGVFRLPVPEEEIKLMGEIIASDENLRMIVNDYKKFIENGLQKDFIEFGDKKITMYDFLMQIFDYKKLKFLAREENFVNALVKFVKQRIHSSNQNSDVFRFYRAYQLPILSRIRDAKKKLTLLENLKKIPSLRKAIPLPFELVLYIVEYLKNKQLNVFINAFYSS; encoded by the coding sequence ATGGATCCTGAATTAAATCCAACGACAGCATTGAAATCACTGATGTTATCACACATGTGTCTAGCCATCGAATGTGAAAAATTGgaagatattaaattgttattccAAAATGGAATTAATGTAAATGAACCGATAATAACAACTGGGAAATTTACTGGATTCACAGCATTGCATGTTGCATGCATGAAAAATAAAGATCACTTGGTGGGGTTACTAGTTAATGATTATAAAGCAGATGTCAATGCAATGGCTGCTGACGGGACTCAACCCATTCATTTGGCTTGTTTTTATGAACCATCACGCGGATCACTGCAGGGTGGTATTAAACGAGGAGTaagtcttaaaataaaaatattggtgaAAGCTAATGCAAATGTTGATGCCGAATTtggagaagaaattttttcaaaacacgTCAAAGACAGAGAATGGTGTCCCGATTTTGGTGACAAAATGCCACTAGTGGCATATACtgttatttatgataaaccaGCAATAATTCATTATCTCAAAAAAGTCAACGTAGACATTATAAGCCTTACAAATAAAACATTGCTGATGTACGCTGTTGAAAAGGaatgttataaatatattcgAACCATTGTGTTACATGTACACAAGGATCCTAAATTGATGGATAAGATAATAAGCCACCGTGATAATGATGATGTACCGCTAACTCATTATCTATTCCATCCTAAAAAGTATGAAAAGTTTCGATATGATTTTAGCGTGGACTCTGTTCACTATCTCGAGTCTTTTGTTTCTGCTGCATTATATTGGGGGGCTGACATATATGCACTAATAAACAATGACCCAGCAACATTTTTGCCCAATCTATCAGCTTACAGACATTGTCCGAAGCTACTGAAGCATTCTTTGCCGTTTTATACTTCTATGTCCTTATCTAGGGTTTTATACTACGCCACGCTTCCTATAGAGGAAAAttctgagcatttaataagtTACAATTCAGCACGTGAGCGACTTGTTtatctattagatattaaaaaaaatcaaaaagattGTATAGCTATTGCTTTGAAAGATCTGGTCTTTAGGGGTGTATTCAGATTACCTGTTccagaagaagaaataaaattgatggGTGAAATCATTGCCAGTGACGAAAATCTCAGGATGATTGTAAACGactacaaaaaattcattgaaaatGGATTACAGAAGGATTTTATTGAATTCggcgataaaaaaataacaatgtatgattttttaatgcaaatttttgactataaaaaattaaaatttctggcGCGAGAGGAGAATTTTGTGAATGCCCTGGTTAAATTTGTCAAGCAGAGAATCCATTCCTCGAATCAGAATAGTGATGTCTTTCGTTTCTATAGGGCCTATCAACTTCCAATTCTATCCAGGATAAGAGatgctaagaaaaaattaacacttctcgaaaatttgaagaaaattccATCACTTAGAAAAGCTATACCGTTACCGTTTGAACTGGTACTATATATTGTTGAATATCTAAAGAACAAACAATtgaatgtatttataaatgcATTTTATAGTTCGTGA